One Calditrichia bacterium DNA window includes the following coding sequences:
- a CDS encoding class I SAM-dependent RNA methyltransferase — protein sequence MDYSYQQNQRFFAQVAGGIEALAAEELAELGASDISERYRGLFFTADFETLYRINYCSRLLSRVIAPLEGFQCRHTDQIYKKAKSMAWEDFFSVDDTFAVYANVSNSPINHSLFAALRVKDGIADRFTNKLGKRPNVDTKNPTVWINLHIDQDQGTIGIDTSNGPLHKRGYRRESILAPMQETLAAAIIRLSEWNGERQLFDPMCGSGTLLSEALMHISRTPAGYFRKRFGFEILPEFSQEVWDRVKKEADAQMREPAENCIAGSDESAKAVKATRTNLAVLPFGERIRIAQRNYLDIPELSGKTIVTNPPYGLRLEMNTDMQYFFKTFGDFLKQRCAGSTAFVYFGEREHLKSLGLRPSWKKPLANGPLDGRLAKIELYK from the coding sequence ATGGATTATTCGTATCAACAAAATCAACGGTTTTTTGCACAAGTTGCCGGCGGAATTGAAGCGCTGGCTGCCGAAGAATTGGCGGAGCTCGGCGCGTCGGATATTTCCGAACGCTATCGCGGATTATTTTTTACAGCGGATTTTGAAACGCTTTACCGGATCAACTATTGCTCGCGACTGCTCAGCCGGGTGATTGCGCCGCTGGAAGGATTTCAGTGCCGCCACACCGACCAGATTTACAAAAAAGCGAAATCCATGGCGTGGGAAGATTTTTTCTCGGTGGATGATACTTTTGCGGTTTACGCGAACGTTTCCAACTCGCCGATCAACCATTCGCTGTTCGCTGCGCTGCGGGTGAAAGATGGCATCGCCGATCGATTTACCAATAAATTGGGCAAACGCCCGAATGTGGACACCAAAAATCCGACCGTTTGGATCAATTTGCACATCGATCAGGATCAGGGAACCATTGGCATCGATACATCCAACGGACCGCTGCACAAACGCGGTTATCGTCGCGAAAGTATTTTGGCGCCAATGCAGGAAACCTTGGCTGCAGCCATCATCCGGTTGAGCGAATGGAACGGCGAACGCCAGCTGTTCGATCCGATGTGCGGCAGCGGAACATTGCTTTCGGAAGCGCTGATGCACATTTCTCGAACGCCCGCGGGCTATTTCCGGAAGCGTTTCGGATTTGAAATATTGCCGGAATTTTCGCAGGAAGTTTGGGATCGCGTCAAAAAAGAAGCAGATGCGCAAATGCGCGAACCGGCAGAAAATTGCATCGCCGGTAGCGATGAATCCGCCAAAGCCGTGAAAGCCACGCGAACCAATTTGGCGGTTCTGCCTTTCGGCGAACGGATCAGAATTGCCCAGCGTAACTATCTGGATATTCCGGAGTTATCCGGCAAAACCATCGTCACCAATCCGCCGTACGGCTTACGATTGGAAATGAATACTGACATGCAATATTTCTTCAAAACATTTGGTGATTTTCTGAAACAGCGCTGCGCCGGATCAACGGCATTTGTGTATTTTGGCGAACGCGAGCACCTCAAATCTTTGGGGTTGCGACCCAGTTGGAAAAAGCCGTTGGCCAACGGTCCGCTCGACGGGCGGCTCGCCAAAATTGAGCTGTATAAATAA
- the rplK gene encoding 50S ribosomal protein L11, with amino-acid sequence MAKKIVGQIKLQIPAGKANPSPPVGPALGQQGVNIMEFCKQFNAKTQDSLGYIIPVVITVYADRSFSYITKTPPAATLLLKALKIEKGSAVPNRDKVAKIKYSQLKEIAELKMPDLNAMTVDAAINIIAGTARSMGIDVVD; translated from the coding sequence ATGGCAAAGAAAATTGTTGGTCAAATCAAACTCCAGATTCCTGCCGGAAAGGCGAATCCGTCGCCGCCAGTAGGTCCTGCCTTGGGTCAGCAGGGTGTAAATATTATGGAGTTCTGTAAGCAGTTTAATGCAAAAACCCAAGATAGTTTGGGATATATCATCCCGGTTGTGATAACCGTATACGCTGACCGTTCATTCAGCTATATTACGAAAACACCGCCGGCTGCAACGCTACTGCTCAAAGCTTTGAAAATTGAAAAAGGCTCTGCTGTGCCGAATCGGGATAAAGTTGCGAAAATCAAGTATAGTCAGTTAAAAGAAATTGCAGAATTGAAAATGCCTGACTTGAATGCGATGACTGTTGATGCCGCAATAAATATCATTGCAGGAACAGCGCGGAGCATGGGAATCGACGTTGTTGATTAA
- the rpmG gene encoding 50S ribosomal protein L33, which produces MRVKITLECTVCKSRNYVEDKNKQKHPNRVERKKFCKVCNMQTMHKETR; this is translated from the coding sequence ATGCGTGTTAAAATTACACTTGAGTGTACGGTTTGTAAAAGCCGTAATTATGTGGAAGATAAAAACAAGCAAAAACATCCCAATCGTGTTGAGCGAAAAAAATTCTGCAAAGTTTGCAATATGCAAACCATGCATAAGGAAACACGCTAA
- the secE gene encoding preprotein translocase subunit SecE encodes MSEKIKQFYEDVIRELKKVSWPDKDQIISSSFVVVVITVVFTTFIYAADMLISSLVNLLY; translated from the coding sequence ATGAGCGAAAAAATAAAGCAGTTTTACGAAGATGTCATTCGAGAATTGAAGAAAGTAAGCTGGCCTGACAAAGACCAAATTATCAGTTCTTCTTTTGTTGTAGTTGTAATAACGGTCGTTTTTACAACCTTTATCTACGCTGCAGATATGCTGATATCTTCGCTGGTAAATTTACTTTATTAG
- the nusG gene encoding transcription termination/antitermination protein NusG, which yields MEKKWYTLRVISGQESKVKAHLENAIQFQAMEEQFGKVVVPSEPVLEMRNGKKRLKNKVFFPGYILIELNYNTRTAHLVQETPGVIGFVGPKNNPEVVRESEIEAVLRKVERQESEVEKVEVPFRVGDLIRVMDGPFADFTGVVEEINEEKKKLKVSVSIFGRPTPVELDFLQVHLEQ from the coding sequence GTGGAAAAGAAGTGGTACACACTGCGCGTAATTTCCGGACAGGAAAGCAAAGTTAAGGCGCATTTGGAAAATGCAATCCAATTTCAGGCTATGGAAGAGCAATTTGGAAAAGTTGTTGTACCATCTGAACCAGTGTTGGAAATGCGAAATGGTAAAAAGCGCCTGAAAAACAAAGTTTTCTTTCCGGGTTATATTCTGATCGAATTAAATTACAACACTCGTACCGCTCACCTTGTACAGGAAACGCCGGGAGTCATCGGTTTTGTTGGTCCTAAAAACAATCCGGAAGTCGTTCGCGAGTCTGAAATTGAAGCTGTGCTCCGGAAAGTTGAACGTCAGGAAAGCGAAGTAGAAAAGGTGGAAGTGCCATTTCGTGTGGGAGATCTCATTCGTGTAATGGATGGTCCATTTGCTGATTTTACCGGTGTGGTCGAAGAAATCAACGAAGAGAAGAAAAAGCTCAAGGTTTCGGTTAGTATTTTCGGACGCCCGACCCCTGTTGAGCTGGATTTCCTGCAAGTGCATTTGGAACAATAA
- a CDS encoding cold shock domain-containing protein has translation MEKGTIKMVDLVKGFGFITTEEDDEVYFSVRDIHPKSRNTHLREGLDVGFDLKREMKGDRAINVRVL, from the coding sequence ATGGAAAAAGGAACCATTAAAATGGTCGATTTGGTGAAGGGATTCGGCTTTATAACGACAGAGGAAGATGATGAGGTTTATTTCTCCGTTCGCGATATCCATCCCAAATCGCGGAATACACATTTACGTGAGGGACTTGATGTCGGGTTTGATTTAAAACGGGAAATGAAGGGCGACCGCGCGATAAATGTGCGCGTATTGTAG
- a CDS encoding site-specific integrase, which yields MFGVIRGFKTYLEKQLRLPEPEVVEYLGYVPIFVDHLEVTDVRQITGNRVQNAWKNRRWELTEDGIKVNEVAENGYLKSFKSFLEYLEMNELISETGLSEIIRLTEKRTNGMRKLSATELRQLREYLVFNVSNDTQRRETALVFFLLATGCSATAALSLNVHESGKILPVIDAGKSGHFCWVEDVCRLNFTDASGDVQDIEIPQEVLHFLNFYLENRKYQNRILFLSDARRKGPGRLSERAAETIVHRVLSAAGISCEKGNAIELLRISAARQSAVAPARNRRILVLSDNRSEKTDRSAQLKLRVA from the coding sequence ATGTTTGGCGTTATTCGCGGATTTAAAACGTATCTGGAAAAACAGCTGAGGTTGCCGGAGCCGGAAGTGGTTGAATATTTGGGATATGTGCCGATTTTTGTGGACCATCTCGAAGTGACGGATGTTCGGCAAATTACCGGCAACCGGGTGCAAAACGCATGGAAAAACCGTCGATGGGAATTAACCGAAGACGGTATAAAAGTTAACGAAGTTGCGGAAAACGGCTATCTCAAATCGTTCAAATCATTTTTGGAATATCTGGAAATGAACGAATTAATTTCGGAAACGGGGCTTTCGGAGATCATCCGGCTGACGGAAAAAAGAACCAACGGCATGCGCAAATTGTCTGCAACCGAGCTTCGCCAACTGAGAGAATACCTGGTATTTAATGTGAGTAACGATACCCAACGGCGGGAAACAGCCCTGGTGTTCTTTCTGTTGGCAACCGGTTGTTCGGCAACGGCTGCGCTATCGTTGAATGTTCATGAAAGCGGAAAAATTTTGCCGGTGATCGATGCCGGAAAATCGGGACATTTTTGTTGGGTTGAGGATGTCTGCCGGCTGAATTTTACGGATGCCTCGGGTGATGTGCAGGATATCGAAATTCCTCAGGAAGTATTGCATTTTCTCAATTTTTATCTGGAAAACCGCAAATATCAAAACCGGATTTTGTTTTTGAGCGATGCCCGCCGGAAAGGTCCTGGGCGGTTATCCGAACGCGCAGCCGAAACCATTGTTCACCGGGTACTGTCGGCTGCGGGCATTTCCTGCGAAAAAGGCAATGCCATCGAATTGCTGCGGATCAGCGCGGCACGACAGTCAGCCGTTGCTCCTGCCCGGAATCGTCGAATTTTAGTTTTGAGTGATAATCGAAGTGAAAAAACAGATCGCAGCGCGCAGCTAAAATTGCGCGTCGCCTGA
- the tuf gene encoding elongation factor Tu, whose translation MAKEKFNRSKPHVNVGTIGHVDHGKTTLTAAITQHLSNKGLAKARSFDSIDNAPEERERGITIATAHVEYESDNRHYAHVDCPGHADYIKNMITGAAQMDGAILVVSAADGPMPQTREHILLARQVNVPYIVVFLNKVDQVDDEELLDLVELEVRELLSSYEFPGDDIPVVRGSALNALSNPGDQAANACIQELVEAVDSYIPTPERDIDKPFLMPIEDVFSITGRGTVGTGRIERGIVKVGDEIALIGLDRDRKTTITGVEMFRKLLDQGQAGDNVGLLMRGVSKEELERGMVAAKPGSITPHTKFKAEVYVLKKEEGGRHTPFFANYRPQFYFRTTDVTGAVELAEGTEMIMPGDNTQMTVELQKPIAMEKELRFAIREGGRTVGAGVVTEIIK comes from the coding sequence ATGGCTAAAGAAAAATTTAACAGAAGTAAACCCCACGTTAACGTGGGAACAATCGGGCACGTTGACCATGGTAAAACAACGTTGACCGCAGCAATCACTCAGCACCTTTCCAATAAAGGTCTGGCTAAAGCGCGTTCGTTCGATTCGATTGATAATGCTCCCGAAGAACGCGAGCGCGGTATTACGATTGCAACAGCTCACGTAGAATATGAGTCTGACAATCGTCACTATGCACACGTGGATTGCCCTGGTCACGCGGACTACATTAAAAATATGATTACTGGTGCCGCTCAGATGGACGGTGCGATTTTGGTAGTTAGTGCTGCTGATGGCCCGATGCCGCAAACTCGTGAGCACATCTTGTTGGCTCGTCAGGTAAACGTGCCATATATCGTTGTGTTTCTTAACAAAGTCGATCAGGTTGATGATGAAGAATTGCTCGACCTCGTTGAGTTGGAAGTTCGTGAGCTACTGAGTAGCTATGAATTCCCCGGCGATGATATACCGGTAGTTCGTGGAAGCGCTTTGAATGCTCTTAGTAATCCTGGGGATCAGGCTGCAAACGCGTGTATCCAAGAGCTGGTTGAAGCTGTTGACAGCTATATTCCGACACCGGAACGCGATATTGATAAGCCTTTCCTGATGCCAATCGAAGATGTTTTCAGTATTACCGGTCGTGGCACCGTGGGTACTGGTCGTATCGAACGTGGTATTGTTAAGGTTGGCGATGAAATTGCGTTGATCGGTTTGGATCGCGATCGCAAAACCACCATCACTGGCGTTGAAATGTTCCGGAAGCTTCTCGATCAGGGTCAGGCTGGCGACAACGTAGGTTTGTTGATGCGTGGTGTTTCGAAAGAAGAACTTGAGCGAGGAATGGTTGCTGCAAAGCCGGGCTCCATTACGCCGCATACAAAATTTAAAGCTGAAGTTTATGTGTTGAAAAAAGAAGAAGGTGGTCGTCACACACCGTTCTTTGCTAACTATCGTCCGCAATTTTACTTCCGTACAACGGACGTAACCGGTGCAGTTGAGTTGGCTGAAGGCACTGAAATGATTATGCCTGGTGACAATACCCAAATGACGGTTGAGCTGCAAAAGCCCATCGCAATGGAAAAAGAATTGCGTTTTGCAATTCGTGAAGGCGGTCGGACCGTTGGTGCTGGCGTTGTAACCGAAATTATTAAGTAA
- a CDS encoding uracil-DNA glycosylase, which yields MTIESTNNEVIGCRNCQRLVAWREQVAREKTRRFADSDYWGKPVPGFGDPQAQLLIVGLAPAAHGANRTGRMFTGDRSGDWLYRALHKTGFASQPESVSRNDGLNLRNCYISALCRCAPPANKPTPEEFNNCSRFLKAEISHFIKLWQETAKPGAILCLGQLSQRYTLQQLSDTGIEIPKPRPAFGHGEITDLSARLRLFSSYHPSQQNTFTGKLTEPMFDAVFAAIQQFISQK from the coding sequence ATGACCATCGAATCTACTAATAATGAAGTAATTGGCTGCCGTAATTGCCAACGGTTGGTGGCATGGCGTGAACAGGTTGCCCGCGAGAAAACCCGGCGATTTGCCGATTCGGATTATTGGGGAAAACCCGTTCCCGGATTTGGTGATCCGCAGGCACAATTGCTGATTGTCGGGCTTGCTCCCGCTGCCCACGGTGCGAATCGTACCGGGCGGATGTTCACCGGCGACCGCAGTGGAGACTGGCTGTATCGCGCGTTGCATAAAACCGGTTTTGCCAGTCAACCTGAATCTGTTTCCCGTAATGACGGATTGAATTTGCGCAATTGTTACATTTCCGCATTGTGCCGCTGTGCACCGCCGGCAAACAAACCGACACCTGAAGAATTCAACAATTGCAGCCGGTTTTTAAAAGCAGAGATTTCCCATTTTATAAAATTATGGCAGGAAACCGCCAAACCCGGTGCGATACTGTGTCTCGGGCAACTGTCGCAGCGATACACATTGCAGCAATTATCCGATACCGGCATCGAGATTCCCAAACCGCGTCCCGCATTCGGGCACGGCGAAATCACGGATTTATCCGCCAGATTGCGGCTGTTCAGCTCGTATCATCCCAGCCAGCAAAACACCTTTACCGGCAAGCTCACCGAACCGATGTTCGATGCCGTTTTTGCCGCAATTCAACAGTTCATCTCACAAAAGTAG